One genomic segment of Sminthopsis crassicaudata isolate SCR6 chromosome 4, ASM4859323v1, whole genome shotgun sequence includes these proteins:
- the SCCPDH gene encoding saccharopine dehydrogenase-like oxidoreductase, which produces MATEKRPYHFVVFGASGFTGQFVVQEVARQQMNPELQGSALPWAVAGRSREKLRQVLEKAAEKLERPTLPDEVGIIICDIINPASLDEMAKQASVVLNCVGPYRFYGEPVVKACIDNGASCIDISGEPQFLEEMYWKYHEKAAEKGVYIIGSSGFDSIPADLGVLYTRNKLKGTLTAVESFLTINSGPEGMCIHDGTWKSAIHGFGDQKRLRNLRKQSNMKPVPVVGAKLKRKWPISYCSELCEYSIPFLGADASVVKRTQRFLYENFQETPVQYAAYVTVGGLTNVIKLMFAGLFFLLFVKFSIGRQLLVKFPWLFSFGYFSKEGPTPKQMDDASFIFTFFGQGYSQDHTTKDGKPNIKICTQVKGPEAGYVATPIAMVQAAVTLLKDTSELPKGGGVFTPGAAFSKTKLIERLNQCGIEFSVISSSEV; this is translated from the exons ATGGCGACCGAAAAGAGGCCCTATCACTTTGTGGTCTTCGGAGCCTCCGGCTTTACCGGCCAATTTGTGGTTCAAGAGGTGGCCAGGCAGCAGATGAACCCGGAGCTACAGGGCTCCGCGCTGCCCTGGGCTGTGGCCGGCCGGAGTCGGGAGAAGCTGCGGCAGGTGTTGGAGAAAGCTGCTGAGAAATTGG aaAGACCAACACTCCCAGATGAAGTTGGTATAATAATCTGTGATATCATTAATCCAGCCTCTCTTGacgaaatggctaaacaagcatCTGTTGTTCTCAATTGTGTAGGACCA taTCGATTTTATGGTGAACCTGTGGTCAAAGCATGTATTGACAATGGGGCTAGTTGTATTGACATCTCTGGGGAACCACAG TTTCTGGAAGAAATGTATTGGAAATATCATGAAAAAGCTGCAGAAAAGGGGGTATATATCATTGGAAGCAGTGGTTTTGATTCCATTCCAGCTGATTTGGGAGTATTATATaccagaaataaattaaaag GTACTCTGACTGCTGTTGAAAGTTTCCTGACAATAAATTCAGGACCTGAG GGAATGTGTATTCATGATGGCACTTGGAAGTCAGCTATTCATGGTTTTGGTGACCAGAAGCGTTTAAGAAACCTACGAAAACAATCAAATATGAAACCTGTTCCAGTTGTTGGtgcaaaattgaaaagaaa ATGGCCTATTTCTTACTGTAGTGAACTATGTGAATATTCTATTCCATTCTTGGGAGCGGATGCCTCTGTTGTGAAACGGACACAGCGGTTCTTATACGAAAACTTTCAGGAAACACCa GTACAGTATGCTGCTTATGTGACTGTTGGAGGCCTCACTAATGTTATTAAGCTGATGTTTGCAGgacttttctttttactctttgtGAAGTTTAGCATTGGAAGACAACTTCTAGTAAAA tttccaTGGTTGTTCTCCTTTGGGTATTTCTCAAAAGAAGGACCCACACCTAAACAG ATGGATGATGcttcatttatatttacattcttTGGTCAAGGATATAGCCAGGACCATACTACAAAAGATGGGAAACCTAATATTAAAATATGCACCCAAGTGAAAGGACCAG AGGCTGGTTATGTGGCTACACCCATAGCAATGGTGCAAGCAGCTGTTACTCTTCTAAAAGATACCTCTGAGCTTCCTAAGGG AGGTGGTGTCTTTACACCAGGAGCTGCTTTCTCCAAAACCAAGCTGATTGAAAGACTCAACCAATGTGGCATTGAATTTAGTGTCATTAGCAGCtctgaagtttaa